TTATCACGACGGTCTTGAAGACGTCGGGGTTTACGAGCAGATGCTCAAGGCTGGCCTGCGTTTTCCTCTAAGTGCCTTACACCGTCGTCTTCTTCAATACCTAGGTTTAGCCGTCACTCAGATCTCACCAAATGCTTGGAGGGTTTTCTTGAGCGTTGAAGTCTTGTACGGTGTAATGTCTGACGGGGCGAGATGATTAACAGTGGAAGAGTTCTTTCATTGCTACCGTCCGTTTGAGATTACCAAGTCGAAGGGCATGTATCGCTTTGTGCCGAGGAGTCTAGTGCTTAGGCTAGTGTCCGAGACCCTAGACTTCAACTGCAACTGGAAGGGTCGATACTTCTTCCTTCGAGGAGATAACTGGATGAGTCGTCTGGGTGACGATGAACACATGCCAGTAGATAAAACTTGGGGGATAATGCCCCCGTCTGGTATGAATCCGTCTTATTATTAACCGTTCACCCATTCTTTTTATGGAGTTGTTCttagcgttttttttttaaaatttttgtagcGAGGGACCGTCCACCTATTACGACAGAGCAGTTCGGCTTTTTGGAGAAAATCTTCCAAAAAACTAAGTTGTCGAAGAGGACTTGGATAAAGCTTGTCACCTTAGACACACTGCACTGGTATTATGACGGTCCTGAACCTACAACTGCAGCCCGTTGATACGACACAGGAGTACGCAAACGTAAGTTTTTTAACCCTTTCGTCGTTATTTTACTTATACTTCTTTTAACCGTCTTCTTTTGCATAAATGGACGATGCAAGGAGAAGGGCCATTATCAAACAATAGGCCATCAAGAAAAAACAAGGAGGTGATCTTCCTCCTAAGATGGGTCCGTCTCTTCTAGCTACAAAGAGTCCTTCCACTGAAAAATGGGACTGTCACAGCAAAAAACAGAAGCTGGTGACGGGATTACCTACCGGTCAAGTGTCCGGTGTGGTAAGGTTGCCTCCCAAGCTGGGAATAGGCACGGGTAAGGGTCTGATGACCAATCCCAACCCCGTCAAGGAAAAACCACCCGTCCTGCTTCGGGAAGATCCCCAGTATGCTCTCCGTCGGATCAGATCTATAATCACAGAGGAAGACTATGAAGATCTTGGAAACCATGCGACTGAAGCTATGGGGGAAACCTATTTGTTCAGCTTAACTCAAGTCGTTACCTGTCATATATTTGCTCCGTCTTGTTTCTTTATACTTCGACCTAACTTATTGATATTGGTGTAGGGGGGTCCTTATGGCCAAAGGCTTGATGGACCGTTGTCTTACTCAAGAGAGAGCTCTTGAACGGGTTCGTGCAAAGGCAAAGGCGACGGTGGAGGAACTGGACGAATTAAAGCTTTGGAGGGTTCGTCATGagcaaaaattgaaactatCTGAGCAGGCTCGTGAGAACTTGGAGAAAGAGGAGGAGTTATTGGGGGAGACGGTAAAGGCTAACGACGACAACATTCGTCAAGCGAGAGTTGAAGCTGTTAGGGAATACCGCGACTTCGACTCCCTTCTGGCCGAGCTTGGCTCCTCCTTTAGTGACGGGTTTGACATTGTCTCCATCAGGTGAAGGCCTCATTTCCTGACTTAGACCTGGCTCACATCAATATCGACGCCGAGGCCCAGACACCTGCTCGCCCCGTCGACTCTGAAGGGACTGAGGAGCTGTTTGGCGAAGGTCCTGGTGATGACGGGGTCTCCAAAGCTAAAAAAGAAACCATCGAAGCCGACACTTGCTAGCCGTTGCCAGAAGGTCCTGAGGCCAACGAAGATACCATCGTAGTTCAGGACTGATGTAAATTTTATAGTGAACAAAAACAATTGATCTGGTTTCAACCATtgtcttttgttaattttgttttggtaatATGTATGACTGTCTCTTTTTATAATCtagttggttttttatttttcatcggGCAATCTGTTCATTTTGTGGattttactatatttttatatttcttggaTGACCTGTCCACATGGTGGACATGATgcattttcatccttttggatcatccgtccactgtgtggactatATGTATATTTCATCCTTCTTGCATGGTCCGTCCACTCTATAGACTTGATATTCTGTCatctttttggatgatccgttcACTATATGGACTTAGcatatttttatctttcttttgatAACCCATCCACAGGGTGGACTTGATGCATTTCCATCTTTCTttagatgatccgtccactttgtggccttgataaattttcatctattttggatgatccgtccactatgtggacttggtagaattttatccattttggatgatccgtccactacaTGGACTTGATagattttcatccattttggatgatccgtccactatgtggacttggtagatttgcatccattttggatgatccatccactatgtggacttggtagattttgagcaaaacACATTCCATacattttgaataaaaatcctCTTATTATGACAGACTGGTAGACCATATTgtttatggaaaataaaaaactttggctttaattagtaaaaattataactatctaaaaataaactggaaatgaggctGTTGTGGCTGTTGTCTTTGCCTTTtgtctactggtagtatttcttcaagtgctctGTGTTCCATGGATGGCTCAGCTTTCTTCCGTCTAGTGTCTCTAAGTAGTATGttcctttcctatgccatgaaatgatcTTGTATgttccttcccagttaggacccagtttCCCTTGGGAGAAATATTTTGTAGTACCGAGTACTTTTCGTAAGACCAAATCTCCCACCTGGAAATCCCTGTGCctaaccttggagttgtaatgctttgccatcatgtcttggtatcgCGTTAATCTCTGTGCAGCTGCTGCCCTGACTTCATCTACAAGGTTGAGCTGTAAACGCAAAGCTTCTTCATTCTTGCTCTTATCGTAGCTTTCCACACGGTAGCTTGTTAATCCTacctctgccggtatgagggcctcacTTCCATACGCCAATTGAAATGGTGTTTCCCTTGTCGGTGTTCTCGTCGTTGTCCTGTACacccataaaacacttggtaattcatccggccatatgccctttgccccctcgagtcgAGTCTTGATAATCTTCAGCAATGACCGattcgtgacttcaacctgtccGTTGGCCTGCGGGCGGGCGGGCGGGCGATGAGTAGTGATTTTTGATCCCAAGCTaagaacaaaagtctctgaatgtGTCGTTGTTGAATTGTTTCCCGTTGTCTGAAACCAGCACCCTCGGAATTCCATatttgcaaataatacttctccatacaaaactatAGATATTCTTCTCCATGATAGTGGCCAACGCCTCTGCTTCCACctatttggtgaagtagtcaataccaaccactaagAACTTTAGTTGCCTCACTACTGTCGAGAaaggacccatgatgtctaacccccattgtgtAAATGGCCATGGGGCTGTCATAGGGGTAAGTTCTTCCGTTGGTTACCTTATGAAATTGTCAAATCGCtggcacttgtcgcaagctctaacatatgtgtgggcatccttctgcattgttggccagtagtatcctgctcagagtagcttgtgcactagagaccttgatccaaaatggtttccacaaactccttcatggacctccctcattACGTAGTTCGCTTCTTCACGGCCGAGAcacttagatatggtcgggagaatcctcttttgtataggacgtctttaatcaaAATAAATCGAGCAACTTTAACCTTTAACTTCCTTGTGTCCTCTTTGTTATCAGGTAGCTTGCCTTCTTTGAGATACGTCACTATTGGAGCCATCCAACAACTCTCATtgcttacctcctgcatgctaatgtcatctaataatgatgagagctggacgaaggacaatacctctTTAGGGATGATCATGGGTTTGGCCGAAGTTGCCCTTGCGAGTTGGTCGActtcttggttctcctcccttgggatttgaatcacCTTGATTTGGAGGTTATTCATTCGACCTTTCACTTTCTCAAGATACCTTTTCATCATTTCATTCTTGCagtcatagctcccattaacctgACTGGTCATGATTTGAGAATTGGAGTAGATGACCACACTCTTAGCTCCTGCCGCTATTGCAAGGTCCAGTCCTACTACCAAGGCCTCGTATTCCGCCTTGTTGTTGGTAGTAGCgaagtccagacggatcatgcatttgATCTTGTCTTcctccggggtgtggagtacaatTCCAACACCTCCAGCATGTttattggaagatccgtctgtaTGAACTCTCCATATAGGCGTTTCTTCCACTTCCTGATCTTTTGTGATAGTGAATtcagcaatgaagtctgccaatatctgtcctttcacgGCTGCCCGTGGTTGATATCGGATATCGAACTCACTTAGCTCAATTGCCCATAGCGCCATCCGTCCAGCAACTTTGGGACTACTCATTGCCTTTCATAAGGGTTTTCAGTCAAGacatttatggtatgtgcttaaaagtatggtttgagtttCCGAGTTGCAGTTACTAGAGCGAATGCAAGTTTTTCCATCTGAGGGCACCTCTCTTCTGCGTCTCTTAGTGCTTGGCTTATAAATTACACAGGCTTTTTgtacctttccttcttctctaatgagaACTGCACTGACTGCGGCTGAGGAGACGACAAGGTAtaggaacaattcttcccccgGCATAGATGGGCTGAGTAATAGCGGAGAGGAGAGATAcacctttaactcttcaaatgccttttggcactcaTCTGTCCATTCAAATGATCTCTTCAGTGTGTGAAAGAAAGGGAGGCATTTATCCGTCGCTCTTGATACAAATCTATTCAAGGCTGCGATCTTGCCGGtcaggctttgtacttcctttaccgtccttggaggagatagttcTATGATCGCTTTTAccttctctgggttgacttcaatgcccctctgggataccataaatcccaagaattttccggCGGTTACTCCGAACACGCATTTGctcggattcagcttcattttatatGACCAAAGAGTatcgaaagtctcctggaggtcgcTCAGATGTTTGGACTCCCacacgctttttaccaacatatcgtCTACGTAAACTTGCATGTTTCTGCCGATTTGGTGtgtgaacatcttgttcatcaatctctgatatgtggctcctgcgtttttaagcccgaaaggcatcactttgtagcaaaaaagtcCTTGACTTGTGATGAACGAGGTTTTCTCCTGACCAACCTTgtccaatttaatttggttgtagctggagaaggcatccatgaagctcaagagTTCATGTCTTGCGATGGAGTCTACTAGGGTGTCGATTcgtgggagcgggtaactatccttagggcagACCTTATTTAGAtctgtgaagtcaacacacatccTCGACTTCCCATTCGCCTTCTTAaccattactacatttgccaaccaatcagggtagtacacctcgcgtatgaagtccgcttcttGTAGCTTCCGAACTTCTTCTGCTATGGCTCGATCGTGTTAAAGGACGAACACTCATTTCTTCTATCTGACAGGGGAGAAAGAGGGTCTATCcccggcatgtcctcgtgaactccatgcaaaaatatcttggttttctttgaggaataatGTGAGCGCTTGTCGGATTGTTTGGCTGGCCCAGGTGGCGATTCTTGTGGTCCGTTCGGGCCTAGAATTATCTAGGAGtacttcttctaactcttccacCGGTTCTGCCATCGTTCACTGTTCCTCAATGCTCATTGCTTGTAGGTGGTCATCCTTTTCCATTATGGCGATGTAGCATTCCCGGGTAGCCAC
The sequence above is drawn from the Castanea sativa cultivar Marrone di Chiusa Pesio chromosome 5, ASM4071231v1 genome and encodes:
- the LOC142634758 gene encoding uncharacterized protein LOC142634758 — its product is MSSPKVAGRMALWAIELSEFDIRYQPRAAVKGQILADFIAEFTITKDQEVEETPIWRVHTDGSSNKHAGGVGIVLHTPEEDKIKCMIRLDFATTNNKAEYEALVVGLDLAIAAGAKSVVIYSNSQIMTSQVNGSYDCKNEMMKRYLEKVKGRMNNLQIKVIQIPREENQEVDQLARATSAKPMIIPKETTGNNSTTTHSETFVLSLGSKITTHRPPARPQANGQVEVTNRTTTRTPTRETPFQLAYGSEALIPAEVGLTSYRVESYDKSKNEEALRLQLNLVDEVRAAAAQRLTRYQDMMAKHYNSKVRHRDFQVGDLVLRKVLGTTKYFSQGKLGPNWEGTYKIISWHRKGTYYLETLDGRKLSHPWNTEHLKKYYQ